GGCATGCGTGAAATCGCATGGTTTCGGACATACCACGTAGAGAGCGTGTCATGTCTTCAACCACATCATCACGCCTCACCCTTTTACCTTTATCACGCTTGCCACCTGTAGCACGCTTTGAAGAGTTACCTTCATTGTTCGACTCCTCAGGAAGGCAATCTGAGTCGTAGTGTGTACCAGGATCAGCCTCACCATTGGTTGCACTCTTATCACCGATGAAATCGTTGTCTTTAGCACATGTGTTCTCAAATGGTGTTTGCGGGACCGTGAATTCGCCCATGGCATGCTTGTCTTGAAATATAGATTCCATCTCATCAAAACAACTAATGGGCACATTTATGTATTTTGCCCTTTTGTCTTTGTCCTACACGAAATATAGAAACATGATTGTTAATGCACTGAAGATTAAATAAGGAAGTAAATTGAAAATAAATTGGACACGTTCTCACATTTTTCATCCGGACGACTTCAGTCTCATCATATAGTATGATCTTATGGACATCATCAAAATTGGCGCCACTTAAGCTCTTTGCCTctagaataaccttccactgACCTTTCAACTTGTGGAATTTGTGGTAAACTTGCCGGTGTGTGAAGTTTGTGGAAAACTttgcatttatttgttttgcacACTCCTCATGATGTGTCTCTTTAAATACAAGTTGTCTCCCCTCAGCCTGGATTTTCTCCTTGTAATATCTAAGCATTTCTTTCACAACCTGGGGCTGCCACACCACATTGTTCCCTGCCATATTCATGTAGAAACATTTAATTGACTTTACAATGATTTGAACGATGAATCCATAACATGCCTGGCATTTGGGAATTGGTCTAATGCAAAAGAAGCTACACtcattttaaaataaaattacactACATTGCTAGAGTAAATAaaacatatataaaccatTCTTTAAGGTGCATACATAAACCATTCAGTAATGTCATACATAAATTTGAGCAACACACATTAACCGCGACTAACATTATGTCTGTTTCTCCACATGCTATCTGCCATGGTGTCCCTCTCTTGCAGAACTTGCCTTTGTTCCTCATGCAAATCTCGTTGGACACGGCCAGCTGATCTTGGATAATGATCGAACCAGTTCTGCTCACTATAGACTAGCTCATCGGGTCCTCCCTTTAGCAATATCCAATTGTGAAGGATGCAACATGCTATAACAAGTCGTACTTGGGAAGGAAAAGGATAATAAGGTCTAGTTGTAAGAACTTTGAATCGATTCTTTAAAGTTCCAAATGCTCTCTCAACGGTAGTACAGAGAGATGAGTGCCTTAAGTTGAAAAGTTCATTTGGTGTACGGGCTCTATTCCCCCTCCACTCACGCAAGTGATATCGAGTTTGGCGGAAAGGTGGTAGGAATCCTCTCTTTGCTGCATACCCAGCATCCGCAAGATAATACTTACCTAACATGACATTATAAGCATAAGCAGAATTGATTAATCTCTCCATTACTATAGGTATGTATGTAAAAGATAGCACATACCAACCTTCCAGGACTCGGAGGCCATTTGGATGCTCAAAAGAATGTCTTAGAACGGTTGAATCGTGTGCTGAACCCTCCCACCTAGCACTAACATAGGTGAATATCAAATCAAAGTCAACCACAGCAAGAACATTTTGGGTAGGAAATGGTTTCCTGCCACGAAATTTGTCTACCATTCGTGATGGAACGTTGCATGGAACATGGGTTCCATCAATAGCTCCAATGCAGTCCTATACATGCAATGGTGAAAGAAGTAAGCAAACTACCGTACGACTATGTTTTCTTACATGAAAAAAGATAGCATCAAGACCAGCATACCTTAAAATAGGGATCAAATCGTGGATTGCCTTGAATTTTGGATGGTATGTCGAAGTGCGATGTCTAAGCATTTCTGGTCCAAGTTGTCCAATTGCAAATAACACTTGATTGAAGTAACGACTCACTGTCTCGTCGGATCTCGTGAAATGAAAACTGATATGGATATTTTTCTTATGATGCCCTACTGTAGTGAGAAACATGGCAATTTGTTCGTCTACGGTACAGTGCCAAGTATCCTTAAGTGATCCCAAACTTCATAACTTATGACATAGTTTGAAGATCCTCACCACAGTATAATTTCCGTAGATATGCCAtcctttctttatttttctctagCAATGAATATCTTACGGGGTCACTAGAATTGCGTAGATACATGATAAATGTCCAGTATGCCACTAAAAATGCACCGAAGAATGCAACTTTTCTATTAATTTCTGCCCTGTCGTCCATCTATGATGAACTGAAACCTGAACATAGGTTACACAGAGTGTTACCAGTACTGTACAAAATCACAGAAAATATTAGACAAGGCAATGTTGAtttaaaaggaagaaaaattcGGTGGTTTACATTTCAATTCTTGCGCTCATAACGAAGTTGATGTATGCATACCTTAAACTACAGCATCAGAGAACATCCAACTAGTACTAATTAACACATCCAACCAGTACTAATTAACACGCACTTTTAGTTTCAGATGTAGGTACTACAGCCAACAATAAATaaagagagacagagagcAAATACACTAGACCGATGGCCATCAACCTCAATCAcagaaaatagacaaaaaaacatgtggGATATGTGAGCGAACCTGAAGGATTGGGCTGCTAATTGCAGCTGGTCTCGTAGAAGATTCCAGACAGATGAGCTGACCGATTTTGTGTAATTCTTCAACTCCAGCCCCAATCTTGGCGATGAATTAGAGCAGCGACTGTttctatttagggggggggggggagagcaCCAAGTCCATGGCGCAGATCCAGGGAAGAGGAGGACTCGGGATGGAGAGGAGAATCGAAAATCCAGGCAAGCAGAAGAGTAGGAATTGGGATGGAGAGGCGAATCGAAGATCCAGGCGAGGAGGGATCGAGACGGAGGAGAAGATCCAGGCAAGCGGAGGAATCGGTACGAGCTGTTGAGGATGAGGTCATGGGTTCCGTGAGGAGCggtgactttttttttcgcgCGAATCGTTTTCTTGCCGTCGGAGACGAGCCGATCTCGCTCTCCTTCGTGGGCAAGGATTTTCTCACCCGGTCGGGCTAGCTCGCCCTGAATAgctaggattttttttgggttccaAACGTCGGGCCTTGCTGGGCAGGCTAGTTTAGCTTTTGCCCGGGAACCAAACGGACTCTTCATCTTCCATATCCTATCCGACTGGATCTGGAACCGGATTCGGCCGGAAATTATGCGGTCCGGTTTCACCCCTAGGATCAATGTTTAGTGATGGGATCACCACTATGTATCTGTGGACAAACCGATTATATGACATGGTTCCTTGTGTAAGGAAAATACTTAGTGAGGATGAGTTGTATAAGTATATAGGATGTGACcgaaaatttgaccaaattgtTAAAAGCTACTCCCCTCCTTAAAGGTTAtcatatttggtttcgttaagatgACTCTGACAACTAATAACTTTATTAATAAGTAATTTGTATGATAGAAAATTACAATTATTAATAAGAACTTTTGAAGAGAAatttattgatataaattGCATTTCTTAAAAACATATATTAGCCTGGTAATTTTTGATCAAAGAATTGTCTTGACACTAACCAAATACGATAACCTTTGTGAAAATAAGAAAgtataaaaaaatcatgattaaAATTCATTAGACCTAGAGATAATCTAAGAGGATAACAAAAT
This is a stretch of genomic DNA from Brachypodium distachyon strain Bd21 chromosome 1, Brachypodium_distachyon_v3.0, whole genome shotgun sequence. It encodes these proteins:
- the LOC100832201 gene encoding uncharacterized protein LOC100832201 isoform X4 is translated as MFLTTVGHHKKNIHISFHFTRSDETVSRYFNQVLFAIGQLGPEMLRHRTSTYHPKFKAIHDLIPILRTALELLMEPMFHATFHHEWWEGSAHDSTVLRHSFEHPNGLRVLEGNNVVWQPQVVKEMLRYYKEKIQAEGRQLVFKETHHEECAKQINAKFSTNFTHRQVYHKFHKLKGQWKVILEAKSLSGANFDDVHKIILYDETEVVRMKNDKDKRAKYINVPISCFDEMESIFQDKHAMGEFTVPQTPFENTCAKDNDFIGDKSATNGEADPGTHYDSDCLPEESNNEGNSSKRATGGKRDKGKRVRRDDVVEDMTRSLRGMSETMRFHACHPPK
- the LOC100832201 gene encoding uncharacterized protein LOC100832201 isoform X2 is translated as MKSPFGSRAKAKLACPARPDVWNPKKILAIQGELARPGEKILAHEGERDRLVSDGKKTIRAKKKVTAPHGTHDLILNSSYRFLRLPGSSPPSRSLLAWIFDSPLHPNSYSSACLDFRFSSPSRVLLFPGSAPWTWCSPPPPLNRNSRCSNSSPRLGLELKNYTKSVSSSVWNLLRDQLQLAAQSFRWEGSAHDSTVLRHSFEHPNGLRVLEGNNVVWQPQVVKEMLRYYKEKIQAEGRQLVFKETHHEECAKQINAKFSTNFTHRQVYHKFHKLKGQWKVILEAKSLSGANFDDVHKIILYDETEVVRMKNDKDKRAKYINVPISCFDEMESIFQDKHAMGEFTVPQTPFENTCAKDNDFIGDKSATNGEADPGTHYDSDCLPEESNNEGNSSKRATGGKRDKGKRVRRDDVVEDMTRSLRGMSETMRFHACHPPK
- the LOC100832201 gene encoding uncharacterized protein LOC100832201 isoform X1, whose amino-acid sequence is MKSPFGSRAKAKLACPARPDVWNPKKILAIQGELARPGEKILAHEGERDRLVSDGKKTIRAKKKVTAPHGTHDLILNSSYRFLRLPGSSPPSRSLLAWIFDSPLHPNSYSSACLDFRFSSPSRVLLFPGSAPWTWCSPPPPLNRNSRCSNSSPRLGLELKNYTKSVSSSVWNLLRDQLQLAAQSFSARWEGSAHDSTVLRHSFEHPNGLRVLEGNNVVWQPQVVKEMLRYYKEKIQAEGRQLVFKETHHEECAKQINAKFSTNFTHRQVYHKFHKLKGQWKVILEAKSLSGANFDDVHKIILYDETEVVRMKNDKDKRAKYINVPISCFDEMESIFQDKHAMGEFTVPQTPFENTCAKDNDFIGDKSATNGEADPGTHYDSDCLPEESNNEGNSSKRATGGKRDKGKRVRRDDVVEDMTRSLRGMSETMRFHACHPPK
- the LOC100832201 gene encoding uncharacterized protein LOC100832201 isoform X3 codes for the protein MFLTTVGHHKKNIHISFHFTRSDETVSRYFNQVLFAIGQLGPEMLRHRTSTYHPKFKAIHDLIPILRTALELLMEPMFHATFHHECARWEGSAHDSTVLRHSFEHPNGLRVLEGNNVVWQPQVVKEMLRYYKEKIQAEGRQLVFKETHHEECAKQINAKFSTNFTHRQVYHKFHKLKGQWKVILEAKSLSGANFDDVHKIILYDETEVVRMKNDKDKRAKYINVPISCFDEMESIFQDKHAMGEFTVPQTPFENTCAKDNDFIGDKSATNGEADPGTHYDSDCLPEESNNEGNSSKRATGGKRDKGKRVRRDDVVEDMTRSLRGMSETMRFHACHPPK